The Halobellus sp. MBLA0158 genome includes the window GTCGACGAGGACGGCTTCGAAGTCGTCGACGACCAGCCGGAGTTCCGGGCGACGGTCCAGCAGGAAACGCAGGCGAAGGTGGATTCCAACCACCCAGACGGCATCGTCCAGGACTTCTCGCACCTGCCCCTCGCGCAGGAAGAGAAGATTCGCGCCCGGGAAGCCGAACTGGAGCACATCAGCGCCCAGGCGGAACTCGGTACCCAGAAGGGCCGGGCGAAGCGGACCCGCGAGGTCGTCACCGAACGGCGGCAGCGCAAGCGGGAGGAACGCACCCCCGAACGGACGGATCCGCGTGAACGTCTCTCCCGAATGGAGCTGGCGAAGGTAAATCAGGAAGCAGACCGGATGGCACAGCGGCTTCGCACCGGTCATAGTCGGGCGGCCGTTTCGCGGGCGCTCGCAAAGCGGGTCGCCAAGGGGCAGGACATCACCAAAGCAGTGTTCGACACGATGGACGCGCTCAAGGCGGCCCCCGGCGCCATCTGCCCGATCGAGGACGTCCCGGACGTGCAGACGGATGAGGTGAGCATCGAAGGTGAAATCGTCCAGCTCTGGGATGCTTCCAGCCCCAAGATCGCTCAAGTGGGCTTGGTCGCGGACGATACTGGGAAAATCAAGTTCACCTCGTGGAAGGCCAGCGAGCCCGCCTTCGTCCAGGAAGGTGACACCGTCCGGATGCGGGCTGTCAAGAAGAACTGGTACGAAGGACGGTGCTCACTCGCCGTGACCTACGACAGTATGATCGTCTTCCCAGAGCGCGACCGCCGCTGGTGGGAAGAGTAGGGGGCTAAGTGCCCTCTTTTTCTGGTGAGTGCCGGACCGGCCCAAACCCCACCGCCCCACCCACCGCTCCGTGCTCGCTCCCTGCGGTCGCTGCGCGCGCAGCCACAACCTCGGCAGGGGCCGTAATCTGTACGTCCACCCCATACGCGTCTTGACATATTGATCGATTCCAAGTGTGTTCTGGACTGCAAGCGAGTACACCTTTCAATCAGTGCTACTACCAGCTGCGGGAGCGGTTTGTCAGCCGGCAGCTATATTTCCGATAACTGTCTTCAGCGCTGGGTGGCAAGGACACCACCTTCCTACCCCACTATGACCGAAAATACGAAAACCTGCCTGTAAACGGTATCTCATTCGCCTCCACGAAACCCATCGAACGACTGATTTCCTAGTCGTCGAGGCACAGCGATTGCTCTGAATGCTTAGAAAGACTTGCTGCCCACGCCCCGTGCTTGAAAGCCTTATCTGTAGGAAAATCAGCCCTATAGGACCCAATAGCCGTGTTATCACTTTCACTCTGTTTCGCGAGTGTTTAACTATCAAGCAACCGTACCTATCCATGTCTCCCATCAGAACACATCTGGAGATAGAGTACAGATGATTCCGGACGACATTATACACCTCGTGGATGGTGCCATCCTCAGTCGAGTCGTGACTACACCACACCTACCGAACTTAATGAGGAATCGCTAAAATGCCGATTCCTGAAAGCAAATTTAATGACTGGCACGGTACCGGGGCTGACAAGGGGTCGGCTGATGCACGGGATAAAACTCGCCGTGCTCTAATGAGCGAACGCTCCCCTCTGGAACAAGCGGACGAAGACTACGAGGTCTATTTACAGGGTTCATATGCAAACACAACACACACACGAGGGTCGAGCGACGTAGACGTCGTCGCGAAAATCACGTCTGCATGGCGCTCCGATCTTGAGGAACTCAGTGAAGAGGAGGAGGAACGATACGATGAGGATCATGATGATGCCGATTATGATCATCGTGATTTCTACGATGATGTGCTGAAGGCACTCAGGATCAAGTTTGGTCGTTCGGCTGTTACTCCCGGTAATAAGGCAATCAAGATCGACAAGGACGAAACATCACTACTTGACGTCGACGTTGATGTGGTCGCGTGCGGTGAGTACCGTGTCTACCGGACATATCCCGAAGGCGGCGACGACAACGCAGAAATCGACAAGGGGATACACTTTATGCCGCAGAACGGCGACAATCGTATAATCAACTTTCCCAAGATCCATCGTGAGAACGGACGGGATATGCACTCAAACTACAAAGAGACGGTCCGTATATTCAAGAACGCACGGTATTACTACAACAACCACTTCGATACGCTTTGGACGATTGATGCTCACTCGTACGGAATCGAGTGTCTCATATACAACGTTCCTGAGAACATCCTAAAGCGAACCAGTCGATCAGACCGGTTCGACGAAATTCTCACCCACTTAGAAGACGCGGACTTCTCAAGCTTCGATCAGGTTTCCGAGATGGAGCCTTTATTTGGAGATAGCAACACTCAATGGAGTACTGATGAGGCAGATGAACTCATAAACCGCCTCCGAGAAATGTGGGAAGACTGGTACGACAAGAGGA containing:
- a CDS encoding DNA-binding protein: MSSNNSSRKVVTVDEQAFERTEDAGVDEDGFEVVDDQPEFRATVQQETQAKVDSNHPDGIVQDFSHLPLAQEEKIRAREAELEHISAQAELGTQKGRAKRTREVVTERRQRKREERTPERTDPRERLSRMELAKVNQEADRMAQRLRTGHSRAAVSRALAKRVAKGQDITKAVFDTMDALKAAPGAICPIEDVPDVQTDEVSIEGEIVQLWDASSPKIAQVGLVADDTGKIKFTSWKASEPAFVQEGDTVRMRAVKKNWYEGRCSLAVTYDSMIVFPERDRRWWEE
- a CDS encoding nucleotidyltransferase domain-containing protein; this encodes MSERSPLEQADEDYEVYLQGSYANTTHTRGSSDVDVVAKITSAWRSDLEELSEEEEERYDEDHDDADYDHRDFYDDVLKALRIKFGRSAVTPGNKAIKIDKDETSLLDVDVDVVACGEYRVYRTYPEGGDDNAEIDKGIHFMPQNGDNRIINFPKIHRENGRDMHSNYKETVRIFKNARYYYNNHFDTLWTIDAHSYGIECLIYNVPENILKRTSRSDRFDEILTHLEDADFSSFDQVSEMEPLFGDSNTQWSTDEADELINRLREMWEDWYDKRKNAQLFH